The proteins below are encoded in one region of Peribacillus muralis:
- the sigF gene encoding RNA polymerase sporulation sigma factor SigF — protein sequence MDVEVKNEKGKKGQPHLKDEELRSLIQRSQSGDQDARNLIVNSNLRLVWSVVQRFLNRGYEPDDLYQIGCIGLLKSVDKFDLSFEVKFSTYAVPMIIGEIQRFIRDDGTVKVSRSLKEMANKIRRAKEELSKTYGRVPTVNELAEHLELSPEEIIMAQEASRSPSSIHETVYENDGDPITLLDQIADNNETSWFDQIALKEAIQELNERERLIVFLRYYKDQTQSEVAARLGISQVQVSRLEKKILQQMKNHMNQ from the coding sequence ATGGATGTGGAGGTTAAAAACGAGAAGGGTAAAAAAGGCCAGCCCCATTTAAAAGATGAGGAATTGAGGAGTTTAATCCAACGCAGTCAAAGCGGTGACCAAGACGCAAGGAACTTGATCGTCAATAGTAATCTTAGGCTTGTATGGTCAGTGGTGCAAAGGTTCCTCAATCGAGGTTACGAACCGGATGACCTTTATCAAATTGGCTGTATTGGTCTGTTGAAGTCCGTGGATAAATTTGACTTATCGTTTGAAGTGAAATTCTCTACGTATGCTGTGCCAATGATCATTGGTGAAATCCAACGCTTTATCCGTGATGACGGAACGGTAAAGGTGAGCCGGTCCTTAAAGGAAATGGCAAATAAAATCCGCAGGGCGAAAGAGGAACTTTCCAAGACGTATGGCCGTGTCCCCACTGTCAATGAACTGGCGGAACATCTTGAGTTATCGCCTGAGGAAATCATCATGGCCCAAGAAGCTAGCAGGAGCCCTTCATCCATCCATGAAACGGTCTACGAAAATGATGGTGATCCGATTACGCTTCTTGATCAGATTGCCGACAATAATGAAACATCATGGTTCGATCAAATCGCTTTGAAAGAAGCGATCCAAGAATTGAATGAACGTGAACGGCTAATCGTTTTTCTGAGATATTACAAAGACCAGACACAATCGGAAGTGGCTGCGAGGCTTGGTATATCGCAAGTTCAAGTATCCAGGCTTGAAAAAAAGATTCTTCAGCAAATGAAAAACCACATGAATCAGTGA
- the spoIIAB gene encoding anti-sigma F factor has product MKNKMETKFSALSQNESFARVTVAAFIAQLDPTMDELTEIKTVVSEAVTNSIIHGYESDPEGWVYISAVIEGDTVELTIRDEGLGIEDVEEAKQPLFTTKPELERSGMGFTIMENFMDEINIVSHKGEGTIIRLKKHLTTSRALCN; this is encoded by the coding sequence ATGAAAAATAAAATGGAAACGAAATTTTCTGCACTAAGCCAAAATGAATCTTTTGCCAGGGTGACTGTTGCGGCTTTCATCGCCCAATTGGACCCGACGATGGATGAATTGACGGAAATCAAGACGGTCGTGTCTGAAGCGGTTACGAATTCGATCATTCATGGATATGAGAGTGACCCGGAAGGCTGGGTATACATTTCAGCGGTCATCGAAGGCGATACGGTCGAATTGACGATCAGGGATGAAGGATTGGGCATTGAGGATGTCGAGGAGGCTAAACAACCGTTGTTCACGACGAAACCGGAGCTTGAACGTTCTGGCATGGGATTCACCATTATGGAAAACTTCATGGATGAAATCAATATCGTATCCCATAAGGGTGAAGGCACGATCATTCGATTAAAAAAGCACTTAACTACAAGCAGAGCTTTGTGCAATTAA
- the spoIIAA gene encoding anti-sigma F factor antagonist: protein MSLTINMEAKNRVLCIRLKGDLDHHTAEKLKNQAEAAIQKHNIQHIILNMEELHFMDSSGLGVILGRYKQVNKKQGEMVVCAISPAVKRLFEMSGLFKIVKMELSEQNALQRLGVA from the coding sequence GTGAGTCTTACGATTAATATGGAGGCGAAGAATCGCGTATTGTGCATTCGTCTCAAAGGTGATTTAGATCATCATACAGCAGAAAAATTGAAAAATCAGGCTGAGGCAGCCATTCAAAAGCACAACATTCAGCATATTATCCTCAACATGGAAGAATTGCATTTTATGGACAGTTCTGGGCTCGGCGTCATATTAGGGCGTTATAAGCAGGTAAATAAAAAGCAAGGTGAAATGGTGGTCTGTGCAATTTCTCCAGCAGTAAAGCGGTTATTCGAGATGTCAGGGTTGTTTAAAATTGTTAAAATGGAACTATCCGAACAAAACGCTTTGCAAAGACTGGGGGTTGCCTAA
- a CDS encoding D-alanyl-D-alanine carboxypeptidase family protein: MKRVLSLFLTVFIVISFGSPHTKAAENKGVDLAANAKSAILIERDTGTVLYDKNSDVRLSPASMTKIMTMLLIMEAIDKGELSMKEKIRTSEYAASMGGSQIFLEPGEEMTTEHMLKGISVGSANDASVAMAERLAGSEEEFVKKMNEKAKELGLKNTKFQNATGLPVKDHYSSAHDMSIMAKELLKYDMITRFTGTYEDYLRENTDKKFWLVNTNRLVKFYPGVDGLKTGFTNEAKYCLTATAKKGNMRVIAVVFGAASPKERNAQVTKMLDYAFSQYITYPIYKRGEVLGETKVSKGSKKSVIGVTSEPISVLTAKNGTAKDFTKKITLDDNLKAPIQKGDEIGTLELKKNGKVYVKSPIVAKEPVKNASWWQLYKRAFGMFTQAK; encoded by the coding sequence ATGAAGCGGGTTCTTTCTCTATTTTTAACTGTATTTATAGTAATAAGTTTTGGCAGCCCACATACAAAGGCAGCGGAAAATAAAGGAGTGGACTTGGCAGCGAATGCTAAATCCGCTATTTTGATTGAACGGGATACAGGCACTGTTCTCTATGATAAAAATTCTGATGTTCGTCTTTCACCGGCAAGCATGACCAAAATCATGACGATGCTGCTAATCATGGAAGCCATTGATAAAGGCGAGCTTAGCATGAAGGAAAAAATCAGGACGAGCGAGTATGCAGCATCGATGGGGGGATCCCAAATATTCCTCGAGCCAGGTGAAGAAATGACCACAGAGCACATGCTCAAAGGCATTTCTGTCGGTTCGGCGAATGATGCCTCGGTGGCGATGGCTGAACGTCTTGCCGGATCGGAAGAAGAATTCGTAAAGAAAATGAATGAAAAGGCAAAGGAACTGGGGCTGAAGAATACGAAGTTCCAAAACGCAACGGGCCTTCCAGTTAAGGATCACTACAGTTCTGCTCATGATATGTCGATCATGGCGAAGGAACTATTGAAATACGATATGATTACAAGGTTCACGGGTACATATGAAGATTATCTCCGTGAAAATACCGATAAGAAATTCTGGCTCGTCAATACGAACCGATTAGTGAAATTTTACCCTGGGGTGGATGGGTTGAAGACAGGATTCACGAATGAAGCGAAGTACTGTTTAACGGCAACCGCAAAAAAAGGGAATATGCGGGTCATTGCCGTCGTATTCGGAGCTGCTTCCCCTAAGGAACGAAACGCCCAGGTTACGAAGATGTTAGATTACGCATTTTCACAATACATCACCTATCCAATTTATAAACGCGGTGAGGTGTTAGGGGAAACGAAGGTAAGCAAAGGCAGTAAGAAATCGGTGATTGGTGTGACAAGCGAGCCGATCTCGGTTTTGACGGCAAAAAACGGAACGGCAAAAGACTTTACGAAAAAAATCACGCTTGATGACAATTTGAAAGCCCCGATTCAAAAGGGTGATGAAATTGGTACGCTTGAATTGAAGAAAAACGGCAAGGTGTATGTGAAATCACCGATTGTTGCGAAGGAACCGGTTAAAAATGCGAGCTGGTGGCAATTGTATAAACGGGCTTTCGGCATGTTTACCCAAGCGAAATAA
- a CDS encoding pyrimidine-nucleoside phosphorylase: MRMVDLIEKKRDGKALSTEEIQFIIKGFTDGTIPDYQMSAWSMAVYFKGMNEQERADLTMAMVESGDQIDLSMIEGIKVDKHSTGGVGDTTTLVLGPLVAAVGVPVAKMSGRGLGHTGGTIDKLESVAGFHVEIENDEFIRLVNKNKIAVIGQSGNLTPADKKLYALRDVTATVNSIGLIAGSIMSKKIAAGADAIVLDVKTGAGAFMKTLADSEELAHAMVSIGNNVGRNTMAVISDMSQPLGYAIGNALEVKEAIDTLKGEGPEDLTELSLTLGSHMVYLAKKADSLKEARTLLENAIKDGSALNSFKIFLEAQGGDGSVVDHPEKLPQAAYTFELEAKEDGYVSEIIADEVGTAAMLLGAGRATKESEIDLAVGLVLRKKIGETVAKGESLVTIYSNFEDVSKVKEKLYESIAVSKAKVEKPTLIYKEIME, from the coding sequence ATGAGAATGGTAGACTTAATCGAGAAAAAGCGTGATGGAAAGGCCCTTTCAACAGAAGAAATACAATTCATTATCAAAGGCTTCACGGATGGAACGATTCCTGATTACCAAATGAGCGCCTGGTCGATGGCTGTTTATTTCAAAGGAATGAATGAGCAGGAGCGTGCTGATTTAACGATGGCAATGGTCGAGTCGGGTGATCAAATCGATTTATCGATGATTGAAGGAATCAAGGTCGATAAACATTCAACAGGCGGTGTTGGCGATACGACGACACTAGTGCTTGGCCCATTGGTTGCTGCGGTAGGTGTTCCTGTTGCAAAAATGTCAGGACGCGGACTTGGCCACACGGGCGGTACGATCGATAAGCTGGAATCCGTTGCAGGTTTTCATGTTGAAATTGAAAATGATGAGTTCATTAGACTTGTGAATAAAAACAAAATCGCCGTTATCGGACAAAGCGGGAACTTGACCCCAGCCGATAAAAAACTGTATGCGTTGCGCGACGTAACAGCCACTGTCAATAGCATCGGTCTGATTGCTGGCTCGATCATGAGCAAGAAAATCGCCGCTGGTGCAGATGCTATCGTGCTTGATGTTAAAACAGGTGCAGGGGCTTTCATGAAAACTCTTGCCGATTCAGAAGAATTGGCGCATGCAATGGTGAGCATCGGAAACAATGTTGGAAGAAACACGATGGCTGTCATCTCCGACATGAGCCAGCCGCTTGGTTACGCAATCGGAAATGCCTTAGAAGTGAAGGAAGCGATCGATACGCTTAAAGGAGAGGGACCGGAGGATTTAACGGAACTTTCATTAACACTGGGAAGCCATATGGTTTACCTAGCTAAAAAAGCGGATTCATTGAAAGAAGCAAGAACGTTGCTTGAAAATGCGATCAAAGATGGATCTGCACTTAATTCGTTCAAAATTTTCTTGGAAGCACAAGGAGGCGATGGATCGGTTGTTGATCATCCGGAAAAACTTCCGCAGGCCGCTTATACTTTTGAGCTGGAAGCGAAAGAGGACGGCTATGTATCGGAAATCATCGCGGATGAAGTGGGAACCGCAGCCATGCTTCTAGGTGCCGGCCGGGCGACGAAAGAATCTGAAATCGATTTGGCAGTCGGGCTTGTACTCCGTAAAAAAATTGGGGAAACCGTAGCAAAAGGTGAATCCCTTGTAACGATTTACAGCAACTTTGAAGATGTTTCCAAAGTGAAGGAAAAATTGTATGAAAGCATTGCGGTTTCAAAAGCGAAAGTTGAAAAACCGACATTGATTTATAAAGAAATTATGGAATAA
- a CDS encoding purine-nucleoside phosphorylase, translated as MFNKIETAAAFIKNKIDGSPEIGLILGSGLGVLADEIENPITIPYQDIPEFPVSTVEGHAGQLVIGQLSGKKVVAMQGRFHFYEGYSMEKVTFPVRVMKLLGVEQLIVTNAAGSVNESFAPGDLMLITDHINFMGTNPLIGPNENRFGPRFPDMSEAYSKDLRAKAKKIASSLNMDIKEGVYVGNSGPTYETPAEVKMARILGGDAVGMSTVPEVIVARHSDMSVLGISCITNMAAGILDQPLSHEEVIETTEKVKSSFLEFVKQIVKDI; from the coding sequence ATGTTCAATAAAATAGAGACAGCTGCAGCATTCATAAAAAACAAGATAGATGGTTCTCCGGAAATAGGATTGATTCTTGGTTCTGGGCTGGGAGTATTGGCAGATGAAATTGAAAATCCGATCACGATTCCCTACCAAGACATCCCGGAGTTTCCGGTTTCGACTGTTGAAGGGCACGCGGGTCAGCTTGTCATTGGCCAATTAAGCGGTAAAAAAGTGGTAGCCATGCAAGGACGCTTTCACTTTTATGAAGGCTACTCCATGGAGAAGGTCACTTTTCCTGTCCGTGTGATGAAACTTCTCGGTGTGGAGCAGTTAATTGTAACGAACGCTGCCGGAAGCGTTAATGAAAGCTTCGCACCTGGCGATTTGATGCTTATTACGGATCATATCAATTTCATGGGGACAAACCCGCTGATTGGTCCTAATGAGAATCGATTCGGGCCAAGGTTCCCTGATATGTCAGAAGCGTATAGTAAAGACCTTCGTGCAAAAGCTAAAAAAATCGCATCTTCACTTAATATGGATATTAAGGAAGGCGTCTATGTCGGGAATTCCGGGCCGACTTATGAAACACCTGCAGAAGTGAAAATGGCAAGGATCCTTGGAGGGGATGCGGTGGGAATGTCAACCGTTCCGGAAGTCATCGTGGCTAGACATAGTGACATGTCGGTCCTCGGAATTTCATGCATCACCAATATGGCTGCAGGCATTCTGGATCAGCCTTTGTCACATGAAGAAGTAATCGAAACAACTGAAAAGGTGAAAAGCAGTTTCCTGGAATTTGTTAAGCAAATCGTTAAGGACATTTAA
- the deoB gene encoding phosphopentomutase, with product MEGNSAFKRIFVVVMDSVGIGEAPDADLFGDKGSDTLGHIAEEMNGLHMPNLAKLGLGNIRDIKGIDKAQQPLAYYTKMKEASTGKDTMTGHWEIMGLNISTPFKVFPNGFPELLVNELEAKMGRGIIGNVPASGTEIIEKLGEEHMKTGALIVYTSADSVLQIAAHEDIVPIEELYKVCEIAREVTMADEYKVGRVIARPFTGEPGSFKRTPNRHDYALKPFNRTVMDELKDSGFDVLAIGKISDIFDGEGVTESLRTVSNMDGMDKLIQTIDQDFKGLSFLNLVDFDALYGHRRDPEGYGKALEEFDARMPEVLEKLKEDDLLIITADHGNDPVHEGTDHTREFVPLLVYSKRFKEGAELSVRDTFADIGATVAANFDVKMPAFGESMLGDLK from the coding sequence ATGGAAGGGAATTCAGCGTTTAAACGTATATTTGTAGTGGTTATGGATTCGGTCGGAATCGGCGAAGCACCTGATGCGGATTTATTCGGCGATAAAGGATCCGATACACTCGGACATATTGCTGAAGAGATGAATGGATTGCACATGCCGAATCTCGCAAAGCTCGGTTTAGGCAATATCCGTGACATAAAAGGAATCGATAAAGCCCAGCAACCTCTCGCATACTATACGAAAATGAAAGAGGCATCAACAGGAAAAGATACGATGACTGGGCATTGGGAAATAATGGGGCTGAATATCTCCACTCCGTTTAAGGTATTTCCAAATGGCTTTCCTGAATTATTGGTCAATGAGCTTGAAGCGAAAATGGGCCGTGGAATCATAGGAAATGTACCGGCAAGCGGCACGGAAATCATTGAAAAGCTTGGCGAAGAGCATATGAAGACGGGCGCATTGATCGTTTATACATCAGCTGATTCCGTCCTGCAAATTGCTGCACATGAAGATATCGTTCCAATCGAAGAATTATACAAGGTTTGTGAAATTGCACGTGAAGTGACAATGGCCGATGAGTACAAGGTTGGCCGTGTGATAGCGAGGCCTTTCACTGGTGAACCGGGCAGCTTCAAAAGGACGCCTAACCGCCATGATTATGCGTTGAAGCCTTTTAACCGGACGGTGATGGATGAATTGAAGGATTCCGGGTTTGATGTACTGGCAATCGGGAAAATCTCGGATATTTTTGATGGAGAAGGCGTGACTGAATCACTAAGGACTGTATCCAATATGGATGGAATGGATAAGTTAATCCAAACGATAGACCAGGACTTCAAAGGACTAAGCTTCCTTAACCTAGTCGACTTCGATGCTTTATACGGCCATCGTCGCGATCCAGAGGGCTACGGTAAGGCACTGGAGGAATTCGATGCCAGGATGCCGGAAGTCCTTGAAAAGCTTAAAGAGGATGACTTATTGATCATCACTGCCGATCATGGAAATGACCCTGTACATGAAGGAACCGATCATACACGTGAATTTGTTCCATTATTGGTCTACTCCAAACGTTTCAAAGAAGGCGCCGAGCTTTCAGTAAGAGATACATTTGCTGATATCGGGGCGACAGTTGCTGCTAATTTCGATGTGAAAATGCCGGCATTCGGGGAAAGTATGTTAGGCGATTTAAAATAA
- the xerD gene encoding site-specific tyrosine recombinase XerD, whose product MENQIRDFIHFLTIEKGLAKNTLVSYERDLRSYWNYLMEVETIDDWNSARRVNILHFLVHLKDQGKSSKTVARHIASIRSFHQFLLREKVTDQDPSIHIETPKPERTLPKVLSMEEVEALLEAPKMMDEFGLRDKAMLELMYATGMRVSELISMDVSDVHASMGFVRCVGKGNKERIIPIGQTALGAIEHYLEGSRGKLASPKHRTDSLFLNHHGNRLTRQGFWKILKKLVKSAHIEKEITPHTLRHSFATHLLMNGADLRAVQEMLGHADISTTQIYTHITNVRIKDVYSKFHPRA is encoded by the coding sequence ATGGAAAATCAAATCAGGGATTTCATTCATTTTTTAACGATTGAAAAGGGTCTTGCCAAGAATACGCTCGTTTCCTATGAGCGCGACTTAAGATCATACTGGAACTATTTGATGGAAGTTGAAACCATTGACGACTGGAACAGTGCACGGCGTGTGAACATCCTGCATTTTCTCGTACATTTGAAGGATCAAGGGAAATCATCGAAAACGGTAGCCCGTCATATCGCCTCGATTCGGTCTTTCCATCAATTTCTTCTAAGGGAAAAAGTAACAGATCAGGATCCTTCCATACATATAGAAACGCCAAAACCGGAGCGTACCTTGCCGAAAGTGTTGAGCATGGAAGAGGTTGAAGCGTTATTGGAAGCTCCGAAGATGATGGACGAATTCGGTTTGCGAGATAAGGCGATGCTTGAATTGATGTATGCGACGGGTATGCGGGTCAGTGAGTTGATCTCCATGGATGTGAGTGATGTTCATGCATCGATGGGGTTTGTCCGCTGTGTCGGGAAAGGAAATAAAGAGAGGATCATTCCGATTGGACAAACGGCATTGGGAGCCATCGAACATTATTTGGAGGGTTCCCGAGGAAAGTTGGCCAGCCCGAAGCACAGGACGGATTCGCTTTTTTTGAATCATCATGGCAACAGGCTGACAAGACAGGGTTTTTGGAAGATCCTCAAGAAACTTGTAAAATCGGCCCATATAGAAAAAGAAATCACGCCGCATACGCTAAGGCATTCTTTTGCGACACATCTTTTGATGAATGGGGCTGATTTACGTGCCGTCCAGGAGATGCTTGGACATGCGGATATTTCGACAACACAAATATATACACATATAACCAACGTTCGCATAAAGGATGTATATTCAAAATTCCATCCGCGGGCATAG
- a CDS encoding YqzK family protein, producing MMKTSLSLVLHTAKVMVLFVSFTVLFYIGMVWLNQEYQSYHRYDEPKGMAVKVSKAVDTGDDAWLERLMLFYLNGE from the coding sequence ATGATGAAAACATCTTTATCGCTTGTGTTACATACGGCAAAAGTGATGGTGCTCTTCGTTAGCTTCACTGTTCTTTTTTATATAGGAATGGTATGGTTAAATCAGGAATATCAAAGTTATCATCGTTATGATGAACCGAAAGGGATGGCCGTGAAAGTATCGAAGGCCGTAGATACGGGTGATGATGCATGGCTGGAACGCTTAATGCTGTTTTATTTAAACGGGGAGTAA
- the fur gene encoding ferric iron uptake transcriptional regulator: protein MENRIDRIKKQLHSSSYKLTPQREATVRVLLEHEEDHLSAEDVYLLVKEKSPEIGLATVYRTLELLTELKIVDKINFGDGVSRYDLRQEGAAHFHHHLVCVECGAVDEIQEDLLEDVESIVERDWNFKIKDHRLTFHGICHRCHDKQENKGE from the coding sequence ATAGAAAACAGAATCGATAGGATAAAAAAGCAGTTGCACTCGTCCAGCTACAAATTAACGCCTCAGCGAGAAGCGACCGTCCGCGTTTTACTTGAGCACGAAGAGGATCATTTAAGCGCAGAAGACGTTTACCTCCTTGTCAAAGAAAAGTCGCCGGAAATTGGATTGGCAACAGTATACCGTACGCTAGAGTTGCTGACTGAATTGAAAATAGTGGATAAAATTAACTTTGGAGACGGGGTTTCCCGTTATGATTTAAGACAAGAAGGAGCTGCGCATTTCCATCATCATCTTGTTTGTGTGGAATGCGGTGCGGTGGATGAGATTCAGGAGGACTTACTTGAAGACGTGGAATCCATCGTTGAACGCGATTGGAACTTCAAGATAAAAGATCATAGATTAACCTTTCATGGCATTTGTCATCGATGTCATGATAAACAAGAAAATAAAGGTGAATGA
- the spoIIM gene encoding stage II sporulation protein M — MKKKSVVQNAVMKHINEHSSLYVFITVLFLMGVIFGAVLVNSLSFTQKEDLFYYLSQFFGQVSKGEFASSHDMFTQSIMHNIRYIGVIWILGISVIGLPVILVLLFIKGMVVGFTVGFLVNQMGWSGFLLSFVSILPQNIFIVPIFIVITVLAVSLSMKMISRIFLKQVREPLKPIISRYIFSLILSGLFLVTAAAFEAYLSPSLMKNVVSLLGN, encoded by the coding sequence ATGAAAAAAAAATCTGTCGTACAAAATGCCGTAATGAAACATATTAACGAACATTCCTCATTATATGTCTTTATCACCGTGCTTTTTTTGATGGGTGTCATTTTTGGAGCGGTTCTTGTGAATAGTTTGAGCTTTACCCAAAAGGAGGACTTGTTCTATTATTTATCGCAATTCTTCGGACAAGTATCCAAAGGTGAATTTGCCTCTTCCCATGATATGTTCACCCAAAGTATCATGCATAATATAAGATATATTGGCGTCATCTGGATATTAGGAATATCGGTCATCGGCTTGCCGGTCATTTTGGTTTTATTATTCATAAAAGGGATGGTAGTCGGCTTCACCGTCGGTTTTTTGGTCAACCAAATGGGATGGAGTGGGTTCTTATTATCTTTCGTCTCCATTCTGCCTCAAAATATCTTCATCGTGCCGATTTTCATCGTGATAACGGTCCTTGCGGTGTCACTGTCGATGAAAATGATCAGCAGGATTTTCCTTAAGCAGGTTCGTGAGCCGCTGAAGCCAATCATATCAAGGTATATTTTCTCGTTGATCCTGTCTGGTTTGTTTTTGGTAACGGCTGCTGCATTTGAAGCGTACCTATCACCTTCCTTAATGAAAAACGTCGTGAGTCTATTGGGTAATTGA
- a CDS encoding GNAT family N-acetyltransferase — protein MKAILMDFPEKIETPRLYLRPCQPGDGLDVYEAIIHSEHELKQWLPFAHQEASVDISERNVLKSFADFILKEDIRLLIYRKEDDQFIGSTGLHRIDWTIPKFEIGYWIDTRYSKKGYITEAIEKLTKFAFYHYGAKRVEIRCDPNNIASKRIPEKLGYTLEGILHNDSLSADGKDVRSTSVYAKTTN, from the coding sequence ATGAAAGCGATATTAATGGATTTCCCAGAAAAGATCGAAACCCCGCGATTATATTTAAGGCCCTGTCAGCCAGGGGATGGCCTTGATGTTTACGAGGCCATCATCCATTCTGAACATGAACTTAAACAATGGCTGCCATTCGCCCATCAAGAGGCGTCAGTGGATATTTCCGAGCGGAACGTGTTGAAATCCTTTGCGGACTTTATTTTAAAAGAGGATATCAGGTTGCTTATTTATAGGAAAGAAGACGACCAGTTCATTGGTTCAACCGGCCTGCACCGAATTGATTGGACCATCCCTAAATTCGAAATCGGCTATTGGATTGATACGAGGTACAGTAAAAAAGGATACATAACGGAAGCGATAGAAAAATTGACAAAGTTCGCTTTTTACCACTATGGAGCAAAGCGGGTGGAAATTCGCTGTGATCCCAACAATATTGCCAGCAAACGAATTCCCGAGAAGTTAGGGTACACGCTTGAAGGAATTTTGCATAATGACAGCCTTAGTGCGGATGGCAAGGATGTGCGGAGCACCTCGGTCTATGCGAAAACGACAAATTAA
- a CDS encoding endonuclease Q family protein → MKECYADLHIHIGRTRSGKAVKITGAKTLTFNSILQVASERKGLDLIGIIDCHSPEIIQEIEAAIVDGKIIEKSEGGLLYRETTIIPGSEIEIYDQNCKGPIHVLAYFPTLKAMKEFSAWMSGHVKNITLSSQRIYCEGKTLQKIVKSLGGLFIPAHVFTPFKSLYGKGVRSSLKEVFDAELIDAIELGLSSDTEMVKDIAELESYVFVTNSDAHSLGKIAREYQKIQLEEPSFAELEKALQEKGNRKVVANYGLNPLLGKYHQTVCSACFREVLNISGPCTECGNESIIKGVSSRIQELSKVKRDDGFKRKRPPYIHQVPLDFIPGLGPKSMEKLLEAFGTEMNILHKVTLEQLKAIVPDKLAGYIDAARKGTLILEAGGGGKYGKVKKES, encoded by the coding sequence ATGAAAGAGTGCTACGCTGACCTCCATATCCATATAGGCAGGACGAGAAGCGGGAAGGCCGTGAAAATAACCGGTGCTAAAACATTGACCTTCAATAGCATCCTGCAGGTGGCAAGTGAGAGGAAGGGCCTTGATTTAATCGGGATCATCGATTGCCATTCACCAGAAATAATCCAAGAAATCGAAGCGGCAATTGTGGATGGGAAAATCATCGAGAAGAGTGAAGGGGGTCTTCTTTACAGGGAAACAACCATCATTCCCGGCTCGGAGATTGAAATCTATGATCAGAATTGCAAGGGGCCAATCCATGTTCTTGCCTACTTTCCCACCTTAAAGGCGATGAAGGAATTCTCCGCATGGATGAGCGGCCATGTTAAAAACATCACATTAAGTTCACAAAGGATTTATTGTGAGGGAAAGACGCTGCAAAAAATCGTAAAGTCACTCGGCGGCCTGTTCATTCCAGCCCATGTTTTCACCCCGTTCAAGAGCTTATATGGAAAAGGGGTGCGGTCAAGTCTGAAAGAAGTATTCGATGCAGAGCTAATTGATGCCATCGAGCTTGGTCTGAGCTCGGATACAGAAATGGTCAAGGATATCGCGGAGTTGGAGTCTTATGTATTCGTGACGAACTCAGATGCCCATTCACTTGGGAAAATCGCACGAGAATATCAAAAAATCCAGCTTGAGGAACCAAGCTTCGCTGAGCTGGAAAAAGCGCTACAAGAAAAAGGAAATCGTAAAGTGGTCGCCAATTATGGATTGAATCCCCTATTGGGGAAATATCATCAAACCGTATGTTCCGCATGTTTCCGTGAGGTATTGAACATAAGTGGACCATGTACCGAATGCGGGAATGAATCAATCATAAAAGGGGTATCCTCGCGCATCCAGGAACTGTCGAAAGTAAAAAGGGATGATGGATTCAAAAGGAAAAGACCGCCATATATCCATCAAGTGCCACTCGACTTCATCCCAGGGCTCGGACCTAAATCCATGGAAAAACTGCTTGAGGCATTTGGGACCGAAATGAATATCCTTCATAAAGTTACGCTCGAACAGCTTAAGGCCATCGTGCCTGATAAGCTGGCCGGCTACATCGATGCAGCCAGGAAAGGGACGCTTATCTTGGAAGCAGGGGGCGGAGGGAAATACGGGAAGGTCAAAAAGGAAAGCTGA